The window ATTTATTTAAATATAAATAATATAATCTAAATAATATTATTAAAAAACTAAACTTAAATAATAAAATTCCACAAATAAATATTTTTATAATAATTTAAAATAAATTAAATTATATCATTGATTCCACAAATCAATATTTTTTTTAAACTATTTAAATAAAATTAAATTAATTTATTAAATAAAATATAATTTTAAAAACATTAAATTTAAAGGAATTCAATGTATTATTAAAATAAAATATTCAACTAATAAACCATTTTTAATTTTAAAAACTAAAAAAATTTTTCCATGATTAATAAACATGAATAAATAAATTGAATAAATAAATCTAAATAAACAGTATAAAATTAAAATTAATATTAAAAATTTTATTCAAGAAACTAAACCAATAATTAATATAACTTCACTAATTAAATTTAAAGAAACTGGTGACCCTATATTTGATGAACATAATATAAATCATAATAATGATATTCTTGGTATAAAATTAATTATACCTTTATTAACAAACATTAATCGTCTATTAGTTTGCCTATAAATAACATTAACTAAAAAAAATAAACCTGAAGATCTTAATCCATGAGAAATTATTATTAAATATCCACCTATAATTCTAATATCAAAAAAAGTTATTATTCTTATAATTATAATTCCTATGTGAACAATTGAAGAAATAGCAATAATTGATTTTATATCAAATTGTGATAAACATATTAATCTTAAAATTAAAATTCCAAATGAATTAATAATAATAATAAACTTTTGAAAAAATATAAATTCATTTTTATAAATAAATATTAAACGTAATATCCCATAACCTCCTAATTTCAATATAATTGAAGCTAAAATTATAGAACCATAATAGGGGGCTTCTACATGAGCTTTTAATAGTCACCCATGAAATAAATAAATGGGAATTTTCACTAAAAATGATATTAATAAATAAATAAATAATAATAAATTTAATTTTAAATTTATTATTTCTATTAATATAAAATTTAATCTTGATCTTAATCAATATAAATAATAAATAATATATAATATTGGTAATGAAAAAATTATTGTATAAAATATTAAATAAAATCCAGATAATCAACGATTTTCCCTATACCCTCATTTTACAACTATATAAAAAATTAATAATAAACCAAATTCATAAAATAAATAAAATACTAATAAATTTATTGATATAAAAACTAATATTAATGAAATTATTAATATTAAATTTATTAATAAACAATGTGTTCCTATATTTAATGATATAAAAATTAATCCAAAAATTCATATAGTTAATATTATTAATCCATATGAATATTTATTGAATCTTAAATTACAAAAAATATTAATTCATTCAATTCAATTAAATCAAGGTAAGTTTAATCATAAAATAATTATAATTAAATTACCAATAATTACATTTAAATTAGGAATTTTTTTTATAAATAAAACTAATAAATATATGAATATAAAAACAATCATGATATAAAATAAAATAAAATATATTTAATAAATTAAATCTATTATATTTAATTTTTGATGCCCTAATTCATAATTTATTCTTACTAACAGTGACAAACCTAAAACTAATTCACAAACAGAAAATACAAGAAAAATTAAAAATAATCAAGTATTAATTTCATTATCAATAATATAAAATAATACTGTAATTACTATAAATTCAATTAAAATTAAGAATCTTAAAAAATTAACATTATAATATAATAAAAAAATAAAAAATAATAAAACTATAATAAATATTAATTTAATAAATTTTAATATTTAAATTTCAAAGCTAAATAGTTTAAACAAAAACATTAATTTTGTAAATTAAAAATATAAATTAATTTATTTTAGCTAAATTTATTTAAAATTTCAAAAAAATTTATAAATATAAAAAATATAAATATCGATAATTCCCAAAATTATCATTTTAAATTAAACTATTTTTTGAAAAATAAATCTTAATAATAAAATTTTAAACATGAAATTTAAATAAATTAATTATAACATTAATCTTACTTATTTCAAAAACAATAATATCAATTATTTCTTTAGTTATAGCTGTATACATTAATTTAATATATAAAAATCCAACAATTATATTAATTTATTTAATTTTTTATTCAATTTATCTAGCTATAGCTCTATTTATATCTAATTCATTAAATTCATTATTAATTATAATAACATTAATTGTTTTTTTAAGAGGAATATTAATTATATTTTCCTATTTTGTTTCATTAATAAATGAACCATTAAAATTAAAATTAAAAGCCAATTTAGTTTATAGAATTTTTACTATTTTTTTTCTTTCATTAAAACTTTCAGATTATATAACAAAAGATAGAAAATTATGTGAAATATCTATTAAAAATATAGATATTGAAAATTTATATGAAGAAATAAACTGTATATTATTCCTAATAATAATTTTTATATTAATTTTAACATTATTTTTAATAACAAAAATAACTTATATTGAAAAAAAAACTTTACGTAAAAAAAAATAAATATTTAACATAATGAAAAAATATCAAAACTTTTTTAATTCAAATGAATTTTTAAAAATAATTATATCAACAATTTATTTACCAACACCAATAAATATTAATTATATATGAAATTTTGGTTCAATTTTAGGAATTTTTTTAATAATTCAAATTGTTTCAGGTTTTATTTTATCTATACATTATTGTCCAAATATTGATATTGCATTTTGATCAATTACTAATATTATAAAAGATATAAATTCAGGATGATTATTCCGTTTAATTCATATAAATGGTGCCTCATTT of the Apis cerana mitochondrion, complete genome genome contains:
- the ND4 gene encoding NADH dehydrogenase subunit 4 encodes the protein MYFILFYIMIVFMFMYLLVLFMKKIPNLNVIIGNLIMIILWLNLPWFNWIEWINIFCNLSFNKYSYGLMMLTMWIFGLIFMSLNMGTHCLLMNLMLMISLMLVFMSMNLLVFYLFYEFGLLLIFYMVVKWGYSENRWLSGFYLMFYTMIFSLPMLYIIYYLYWLSSSLNFMLMEMMNLKLNLLLFIYLLMSFLVKIPIYLFHGWLLKAHVEAPYYGSMILASIMLKLGGYGMLRLMFIYKNEFMFFQKFIIIINSFGILILSLMCLSQFDMKSIIAISSIVHMGIMIMSMMTFFDISIMGGYLMMISHGLSSSGLFFLVNVIYSQTNSRLMFVNKGMINFMPSMSLLWFMLCSSNMGSPVSLNLISEVMLIIGLVSWMKFLMLILILYCLFSFIYSIYLFMFINHGKIFLVFKIKNGLLVEYFILMMHWIPLNLMFLKLYFI
- the ND4L gene encoding NADH dehydrogenase subunit 4L is translated as MKLMFIMVLLFFIFLLYYNVNFLSFLILIEFMVITVLFYIIDNEINTWLFLIFLVFSVCELVLGLSLLVSMNYELGHQKLNMMDLIY
- the ND6 gene encoding NADH dehydrogenase subunit 6: MMTLILLISKTMMSIISLVMAVYINLMYKNPTIMLIYLIFYSIYLAMALFMSNSLNSLLIMMTLIVFLSGMLIMFSYFVSLMNEPLKLKLKANLVYSIFTIFFLSLKLSDYMTKDSKLCEMSIKNMDIENLYEEMNCMLFLMMIFMLILTLFLMTKMTYIEKKTLRKKK